The Bacteroidota bacterium genome includes a region encoding these proteins:
- a CDS encoding DUF2520 domain-containing protein yields the protein MPYKISIIGAGNVAWHLAKALDAAGHTLFEVYSRNPNHAAQLAQPYRAFAVNEVRLLKDDIDILLVCVSDDGIKEVAEQLKHRKFLIAHTGGAVDMNVLEGTSAYYGVFYPLQTLSAGKPVNFFDVPLCIEGNNKAAEMQLKALADTISNNVQYITTEQRRYLHLAAVFANNFSNAMYVSAAKILEAQGLDFKLLRPLIKETAEKIQALSTQTAQTGPAKRHDTTTLQKHLDLLPNGSDEEKIYKLLSEIISGRY from the coding sequence ATGCCCTACAAAATATCCATAATAGGCGCAGGCAATGTGGCTTGGCATTTGGCAAAAGCGCTTGATGCAGCAGGGCATACCCTTTTTGAGGTGTATAGCCGTAATCCAAATCATGCTGCTCAACTGGCACAGCCGTACCGTGCTTTTGCGGTGAACGAGGTACGTTTACTAAAAGACGACATTGATATATTACTGGTGTGCGTGAGCGATGACGGGATAAAGGAGGTTGCTGAACAATTAAAGCATCGCAAGTTTTTGATTGCCCACACCGGGGGCGCTGTCGATATGAATGTGTTAGAAGGAACATCGGCGTATTATGGGGTGTTTTATCCGCTGCAAACCCTTAGTGCAGGCAAACCCGTTAATTTTTTTGATGTACCGCTATGTATAGAGGGGAATAACAAAGCTGCCGAAATGCAGTTAAAAGCATTAGCCGATACCATTAGCAACAACGTCCAATACATTACCACAGAACAACGCCGCTATTTGCATTTAGCAGCGGTATTTGCCAATAACTTTAGCAATGCTATGTATGTGTCGGCAGCAAAAATATTAGAAGCCCAGGGGCTTGATTTTAAGTTGTTGCGTCCGCTGATAAAGGAAACCGCCGAGAAAATACAAGCACTGTCAACGCAAACGGCGCAAACAGGCCCGGCCAAACGCCACGATACTACCACCCTGCAAAAACACCTTGATTTATTACCTAACGGTAGCGACGAAGAAAAAATCTATAAACTGCTTAGTGAGATTATAAGCGGAAGGTATTAA